In the Aliarcobacter cryaerophilus genome, one interval contains:
- a CDS encoding sodium-dependent tyrosine transporter — MFVQLNERVLLNLSKITRTKIDHVEDGIRVRFYEGQYQVAKSKRFETVEDANKWLFELLKPFNSQN; from the coding sequence ATGTTTGTACAATTAAACGAAAGAGTTCTTTTAAATCTATCTAAAATAACTAGAACGAAAATAGATCATGTTGAAGATGGAATAAGAGTTAGATTTTATGAAGGTCAATATCAAGTTGCAAAGTCAAAAAGATTTGAAACAGTTGAAGATGCTAATAAATGGCTTTTTGAATTATTAAAACCTTTTAATTCACAAAATTAA
- a CDS encoding DUF3817 domain-containing protein, with protein sequence MLRTKFSQFRAISIIEGISYLILVFLAMPLKYLFEEPMAVKIFGMMHGIFFIFFCIALYNAMKHYKWGFLFSLKLFIYSLIPFLFILIEKEIMKTKKTI encoded by the coding sequence ATGTTACGAACGAAGTTTTCTCAATTTAGAGCTATATCTATAATTGAAGGAATCTCTTATTTAATACTAGTTTTTCTAGCGATGCCTCTAAAATATCTCTTTGAAGAACCTATGGCTGTTAAAATATTTGGAATGATGCATGGAATATTTTTTATATTTTTTTGTATAGCTTTATACAATGCTATGAAACACTACAAATGGGGATTTTTATTTAGTTTAAAACTATTTATATACTCTTTAATCCCTTTTTTATTTATACTAATAGAAAAAGAGATTATGAAAACAAAAAAGACTATTTAG
- a CDS encoding energy-coupling factor ABC transporter ATP-binding protein, whose amino-acid sequence MSILYELKNIEYFFDEKRVLSIDNLILEENKIIGFFGPNGSGKSTLFSILSFISKPQNGEIIIDENIKKSVVMLPQNPYLLKRTVFENIAYGLKIRGESVDLKSKVEEALSLVGLDKNFSNRKWNQLSGGEAQRVALASRLILKPKVLILDEPTVGVDTNSAQLIKDAILLAKQKYNTTIFISSHDYTWLKHISDKKIALFQGSLVEHGNINLLFPPWSKNQNGDLVKNFIDGQKIVIPNSKSKKRDSVVIINQSSIKISKFDENNKKERLIATVTSIQKDENRDNLQIEFSICGINFSCLISKNEIQKDILFPGDKVEVFFDLDSVCWI is encoded by the coding sequence ATGAGTATTTTATATGAATTAAAAAATATTGAGTATTTTTTCGATGAAAAAAGAGTTTTAAGTATTGATAATCTTATATTAGAAGAGAATAAAATTATTGGTTTTTTTGGACCAAATGGTAGTGGAAAATCTACACTTTTTTCTATTCTTTCTTTTATTTCTAAACCACAAAATGGTGAAATAATAATAGATGAAAATATTAAAAAAAGTGTTGTTATGCTTCCTCAAAATCCCTATTTATTAAAACGAACAGTATTTGAAAATATTGCTTATGGTTTAAAAATAAGAGGAGAGAGTGTAGATTTAAAAAGTAAAGTTGAAGAGGCTCTCTCTTTAGTTGGTCTTGATAAAAATTTTTCAAATAGAAAATGGAATCAACTCTCAGGTGGTGAAGCTCAAAGAGTTGCTTTGGCTTCAAGATTAATTTTAAAACCAAAAGTATTAATACTAGATGAACCAACAGTTGGAGTTGATACAAATTCAGCACAATTAATCAAAGATGCTATTTTATTGGCAAAGCAAAAATATAATACTACAATATTTATATCAAGTCACGATTATACATGGTTAAAACATATAAGTGATAAAAAGATAGCACTTTTTCAAGGAAGTTTAGTTGAACATGGAAATATAAATCTACTATTTCCACCATGGAGTAAAAATCAAAACGGTGATTTGGTTAAAAATTTTATTGATGGTCAAAAAATAGTAATTCCAAACTCAAAGAGTAAAAAAAGAGATTCAGTTGTAATAATCAATCAAAGTAGCATAAAAATATCTAAATTTGATGAAAATAATAAAAAAGAAAGATTGATAGCAACTGTAACATCTATACAAAAAGATGAAAACAGAGATAATTTACAAATAGAATTTTCCATTTGTGGTATTAATTTTTCTTGTTTAATCTCTAAGAATGAGATTCAAAAAGATATATTATTCCCAGGGGATAAAGTAGAAGTATTTTTTGATTTAGATAGTGTTTGTTGGATATAA
- a CDS encoding DUF808 family protein, with the protein MAGLLGYLSILADDIGSLAGKTAATTAKSLATSLDDIGLLFDDIATYTKLASIKSSGLLVDDLAAIANFTNETTSEILKKELEKAKDVEEFENNVKKLDEETQQKIIKELEHIREVAMLEAKRKAALRELPIVYKIAKGSFINKFIIIPVVLLLSYIAPWAIAPILIIGGAYLAYEGVESILEKFGHHQEDEQTTQEESSNENFEDQKVKSAIKTDFILSFEIIVISLALLDNSDFITKLMVLISVGILTTVFVYGIVALIIKLDDIGFYLQEKRSIALQKIGDGFVKSMPYIIKTIGVLGTIAMLAVGGGIIAHETHILQSLENIIKAIPLGGFFSEIILGAIVGYIVVLIVPIFSKITKVFKK; encoded by the coding sequence ATGGCTGGATTATTGGGCTATTTATCAATATTAGCAGATGATATTGGATCACTTGCAGGAAAAACAGCAGCTACAACTGCAAAATCTCTTGCAACTTCACTTGATGATATTGGTCTTCTATTCGATGATATAGCAACTTATACAAAACTAGCAAGTATAAAATCTAGTGGTCTTTTAGTAGATGACCTTGCTGCTATTGCAAACTTTACAAATGAAACAACTTCAGAAATCCTAAAAAAAGAGCTTGAAAAAGCTAAAGATGTTGAAGAGTTTGAAAATAATGTAAAAAAATTAGATGAAGAAACTCAACAAAAGATTATAAAAGAACTTGAGCATATAAGAGAAGTTGCAATGCTTGAAGCAAAAAGAAAAGCAGCTTTAAGAGAACTTCCTATTGTTTATAAAATTGCAAAAGGAAGTTTTATAAATAAATTTATCATTATTCCTGTTGTTTTACTTTTAAGTTATATTGCACCTTGGGCTATTGCTCCTATTTTGATTATTGGAGGAGCTTATTTGGCTTATGAGGGAGTTGAATCTATTTTAGAAAAATTTGGTCATCATCAAGAAGATGAACAAACAACTCAAGAAGAGAGTTCAAATGAAAATTTTGAAGATCAAAAAGTAAAAAGTGCTATAAAAACAGATTTTATTTTATCTTTTGAAATAATTGTTATTAGTTTAGCTCTTTTAGATAACAGTGATTTTATAACTAAACTTATGGTTTTAATAAGTGTAGGAATTTTAACAACAGTTTTTGTATATGGAATAGTTGCTTTGATTATAAAACTAGATGATATTGGCTTTTACTTACAAGAGAAAAGAAGTATTGCTTTACAAAAAATTGGAGATGGTTTTGTAAAATCTATGCCTTATATTATAAAAACTATTGGGGTTCTTGGAACAATTGCAATGCTTGCTGTTGGTGGTGGAATCATAGCTCATGAAACACATATTTTACAGTCACTTGAAAATATTATAAAAGCTATCCCTCTTGGTGGATTTTTTAGTGAAATTATTTTAGGTGCAATTGTAGGGTATATTGTAGTTTTAATAGTTCCTATTTTTTCAAAAATTACAAAAGTATTTAAAAAATAG
- a CDS encoding B12-binding domain-containing radical SAM protein has protein sequence MNIENKNIILTTLNSRFSHSSLSLRYLFANLKELKDEAKILEFVINSQNQTIVEEILEYKPKIVLISTYIWNAQDVAEIVKYIKLISPNTIVALGGPEISHLPHRVDFEAADYFMFGEGEISVYNLCQNILGGIRPKDKIIHAKPVEFDKIALPYDYYTDFDIKNRHIYIESSRGCPFTCEFCLSSIDSSMRYLPINVFLNEIDKLWNRGARNYKFIDRTFNLKISYAKAILDYFLAKDEDYFLHFEVIPDNFPPELRELLKKFKAGSLQLEVGIQTLNLDVAKNINRNLKIDKIKENLAFLSSKTNAHMHIDLIVGLPSETIDSFAQNLNLLYTLSSGEIQIGILKKLSGTTLNRHDELHGMVYNPNPPYDILRNNLIPFELMQDMKRFARFWDIVYNSGNFVKTSKLLFKDGKVFENFFDFSKWIYKRSESTFKISLDRVAEYLFEYLSRDYEEEILVKTILDDVMMIEGRKIPPFLKKYKKYEKDFIQIEQTKANKRQIKRVDDEL, from the coding sequence ATGAATATAGAAAATAAAAATATAATATTAACAACACTAAACTCAAGATTTTCGCACTCAAGTCTATCTTTAAGATACTTGTTTGCAAATCTAAAAGAGTTAAAAGATGAAGCAAAGATTTTAGAGTTTGTAATAAATAGCCAAAATCAAACAATAGTTGAAGAGATTTTAGAGTACAAACCAAAAATTGTATTAATCTCAACATATATTTGGAATGCTCAAGATGTAGCCGAAATTGTAAAATATATAAAACTAATAAGCCCAAATACAATAGTAGCTCTTGGAGGTCCTGAAATAAGCCATTTACCACATAGAGTTGATTTTGAAGCTGCTGATTACTTTATGTTTGGAGAGGGTGAAATAAGTGTTTACAATCTTTGCCAAAATATCTTAGGTGGAATTAGACCAAAAGATAAGATAATTCATGCAAAGCCAGTTGAGTTTGATAAAATCGCTCTACCATATGATTATTACACAGATTTTGATATAAAAAATAGACATATTTATATAGAAAGTAGCCGTGGTTGCCCTTTTACTTGTGAATTTTGTCTATCTAGTATTGACTCATCAATGAGATATCTTCCTATTAATGTTTTTTTAAATGAGATTGATAAACTTTGGAATAGGGGGGCACGAAACTACAAGTTTATAGATAGAACTTTTAATCTAAAAATATCTTATGCAAAAGCAATATTAGACTATTTTTTGGCAAAAGATGAGGACTATTTTTTACACTTTGAGGTAATTCCTGATAATTTTCCACCTGAGTTAAGAGAGCTTTTGAAAAAGTTCAAAGCAGGAAGTTTGCAACTTGAAGTTGGTATTCAAACTCTAAATTTAGATGTTGCAAAAAATATAAATAGAAATCTAAAAATTGATAAAATAAAAGAGAATCTAGCATTTTTGAGTTCAAAGACAAATGCTCATATGCATATAGATTTAATTGTTGGACTTCCTAGTGAAACAATTGATAGTTTTGCACAAAATCTTAATTTGCTTTATACTTTAAGTAGTGGTGAAATACAAATTGGAATTTTAAAAAAACTCTCTGGAACTACTTTAAATAGGCACGATGAACTGCATGGTATGGTTTATAATCCAAACCCACCTTATGATATTTTACGAAATAATCTAATACCATTTGAGCTTATGCAAGATATGAAAAGATTTGCTAGATTTTGGGATATTGTTTACAATAGTGGAAATTTTGTAAAAACTTCAAAACTACTTTTTAAAGATGGTAAGGTTTTTGAGAACTTTTTTGATTTTAGTAAGTGGATATATAAAAGAAGTGAAAGTACTTTTAAAATCTCGCTTGATAGGGTTGCTGAGTATTTGTTTGAGTATTTAAGCCGTGATTATGAAGAGGAGATTTTGGTAAAAACAATTTTGGATGATGTGATGATGATAGAGGGTAGAAAAATACCACCATTTTTGAAAAAATATAAAAAATATGAGAAAGATTTTATTCAAATTGAACAAACAAAAGCAAATAAAAGACAGATAAAAAGAGTTGATGATGAACTATAG
- a CDS encoding ABC transporter permease → MSLLVDGFKEAIELLISGNDSVYSAIIVTITVSSWSILISLILGLPLGFLLGYYQFKGKTVIKTIVDTFLAFPTVVIGLLVYTTLSQAGAFGEYNLLFTQKAIIIGQIFLGLPIIIALTAAQVESTDKRLYLSLKGLGAKPYQILLTTLVEARFGLMTAAMTAYGRIITEIGISMMVGGNIKYHTRTITTAISLETGKGEFETGIALGLVLFIVALMVNIALSMLKRRWTQ, encoded by the coding sequence ATGAGTTTATTAGTAGATGGTTTTAAAGAGGCTATTGAGCTTTTAATTAGTGGAAATGATAGTGTATATTCTGCAATAATTGTTACTATTACAGTTTCTTCTTGGTCAATATTGATTAGTTTAATACTAGGACTTCCTTTGGGATTTTTACTAGGTTATTATCAATTTAAAGGAAAAACAGTAATAAAAACTATTGTAGATACATTTTTGGCATTTCCTACAGTTGTAATAGGACTTCTTGTATATACAACTCTCTCTCAAGCTGGAGCTTTTGGAGAGTATAATCTACTATTTACTCAAAAAGCGATAATTATAGGGCAGATTTTTTTAGGTTTACCTATAATTATTGCATTAACAGCTGCACAAGTTGAATCAACAGATAAAAGATTATATCTATCTTTAAAAGGTTTGGGTGCAAAACCATATCAAATTTTGTTAACAACTTTAGTTGAAGCTAGATTTGGTCTAATGACAGCAGCAATGACTGCTTATGGAAGAATTATCACTGAAATTGGAATTTCTATGATGGTTGGTGGAAATATAAAATATCATACAAGAACAATTACAACTGCAATTTCACTTGAAACTGGAAAAGGAGAATTTGAAACTGGTATCGCTTTAGGTTTGGTACTTTTTATAGTTGCACTTATGGTTAATATAGCATTATCAATGCTAAAAAGGAGATGGACTCAATGA